The Phacochoerus africanus isolate WHEZ1 chromosome 15, ROS_Pafr_v1, whole genome shotgun sequence genome has a segment encoding these proteins:
- the NPY4R2 gene encoding neuropeptide Y receptor type 4-2: protein MNISHFLGLLFPGAPQGQNRSKAKGIPYNFSDHCQDSIDTVVFIVTSYSIETIVGVLGNLCLICVTIRQKEKANVTNLLIANLAFSDFLMCLICQPLTAIYTIMDYWVFGEVLCKISAFIQCMSVTVSILSLVLVALERHQLIINPTGWKPSVSQAYLGIVVIWLIACFLSLPFLANSILQNVFHKNHSKAVEFLVDKVVCTESWPLEHHRIIYTTFLLLFQYCIPLAFILVCYVRIYQRLRKRGRVFHKGAYRVWQMKRINGILAVMVVAFAVLWLPLHVFNSLEDWYHEAIPICHGNLIFLVCHLLAMASTCVNPFIYGFLNTNFKKEVKALVLTCQQSVPVEESEHLPLSTVQTEISKGSLRLSGSPTPSSQV from the coding sequence ATGAACATCTCTCACTTCCTGGGCTTGCTgttcccaggagccccacagggtcaaAATAGGAGCAAGGCAAAGGGCATCCCATACAATTTCTCTGACCATTGCCAGGATTCCATAGACACAGTGGTCTTCATTGTCACCTCCTATAGCATCGAGACCATTGTGGGGGTTCTGGGCAACCTCTGCCTGATATGTGTGACCATTAGGCAGAAGGAGAAGGCCAATGTGACCAACCTTCTTATTGCCAACCTGGCCTTCTCTGACTTCCTCATGTGCCTCATCTGCCAGCCGCTCACGGCCATCTATACTATCATGGACTACTGGGTCTTTGGCGAGGTCCTTTGCAAGATATCAGCCTTTATCCAATGTATGTCAGTGACGGTCTCCATCCTCTCGCTTGTCCTTGTGGCGCTGGAGAGGCATCAGCTCATCATCAACCCAACGGGCTGGAAACCCAGTGTCTCCCAGGCCTACCTGGGGATTGTGGTCATCTGGCTCATTGcctgcttcctctccctgcccttcctgGCCAACAGCATTTTACAGAATGTCTTTCACAAGAACCACTCCAAGGCTGTGGAGTTTCTGGTGGATAAGGTTGTCTGTACCGAGTCCTGGCCACTGGAGCATCACCGCATCATCTATACCACCTTCCTGCTGCTCTTCCAGTACTGTATCCCGCTGGCCTTCATCCTGGTCTGCTACGTGCGCATCTACCAGCGTCTGCGAAAGCGGGGGCGGGTATTCCACAAGGGTGCCTACAGGGTTTGGCAGATGAAGCGTATCAATGGCATCCTTGCGGTAATGGTGGTGGCCTTCGCTGTGCTCTGGCTGCCCCTGCATGTGTTCAACAGTCTGGAGGACTGGTACCATGAGGCCATCCCCATCTGTCATGGCAACCTCATCTTCTTGGTGTGCCACTTGCTCGCCATGGCCTCCACCTGTGTCAACCCTTTCATCTATGGCTTTCTTAACACCAACTTCAAGAAGGAGGTCAAGGCCTTGGTGCTGACTTGCCAGCAGAGTGTCCCAGTGGAGGAGTCCGAGCATCTGCCTCTGTCCACAGTGCAAACAGAGATCTCCAAAGGGTCTCTGAGGCTCAGTGGCAGTCCAACCCCATCTAGCCAGGTCTAG